A window from Bdellovibrionales bacterium encodes these proteins:
- the sixA gene encoding phosphohistidine phosphatase SixA, producing MELIIMRHGLAEDREEFAKKNAEDALRPLTMKGRKRTQKVAMKLRDWIDEIDLIVSSPFTRARQTAELVSQIFIETKVVEAAELVPTSPPHAFKRWLRAHGDEHKRILIVGHEPQLSILASFLMSGQTEALLELKKSGMLCLKIESFKTVTPGSAKLLWLMQPRHIVG from the coding sequence GTGGAATTGATTATTATGCGCCACGGTCTCGCTGAAGACCGTGAGGAATTTGCCAAGAAGAATGCCGAAGATGCTTTGCGTCCTTTAACCATGAAGGGCCGTAAACGCACCCAAAAGGTCGCTATGAAGTTGCGTGATTGGATTGATGAAATTGATCTCATCGTTTCAAGTCCTTTTACTCGCGCCCGTCAGACGGCCGAACTCGTGTCGCAGATCTTTATTGAAACCAAAGTCGTCGAGGCTGCCGAGCTTGTGCCAACAAGTCCTCCCCATGCCTTTAAGCGCTGGCTCCGGGCCCATGGGGACGAGCATAAGCGCATCCTCATTGTCGGCCACGAACCTCAGCTGAGCATTCTGGCAAGCTTCCTGATGTCGGGCCAGACGGAAGCATTGCTGGAACTAAAGAAGAGCGGAATGCTCTGTTTAAAAATCGAGAGCTTCAAAACGGTGACCCCAGGCTCCGCGAAATTGCTCTGGCTGATGCAGCCGCGACATATTGTGGGGTGA
- the ppk1 gene encoding polyphosphate kinase 1 — protein MIGPKPSSSKKTTSKKRSTRKPKVVEHPLSSEKLFTNREVGWLHFNRRVLAEAEDSRNPLLERLRFLSISSSNMDEFFMKRVGGLKRQVAYGIAPKSSDAQTPQQQLTAIRQIVTPMIAEQDTCFEKKLKPALAEEGIHLIKWKDLAVKEKELVKKYYHKNVFPVLTPLSVDPGHPFPFISNLSTSLGVTLKHPERDEKLFARVKIPKVLPQWIRANPDGVNYRFVSLVEVIRENLADLFPSMQVTSAMAFRLTRNADSEHDQEDSEDLLETIEEELRQRRFAEVVRLEHGPNPDPWMIQFLMEELELSEEFLYELKGELDYTDLNMVYDTLNLPKLKYEPWTAVVPPTLAVDDANGFFGAIKVQDHILHHPYESFSSTVEKFIRLASDDPKVLAIKMTLYRTGDNSPFIRSLIRAAEAGKQVVCLVELKARFDEERNIYWAQELENAGVHVVYGVVGLKTHAKTALVVRQESEGLHCYSHIGTGNYNVTTSRFYTDLGLLTAREELTNEIVEFFHYLTGRSLKNSYEKLLVAPVNMFPRFKAMIEREGELAKAGKPAQIIAKFNNMEENDIAISLYQASQKGAEIDLIVRGFCCLRPKVPGMSERLRVTSIIGRFLEHSRIFYFRNGAADPIDGEFYIGSADWMYRNLHARVEAVVPIIDRGAREKIWEILQLSLKDERQSWQMTSEGNYIQRKSNEPGVQQVLMQLAKQRAKNIEESNSSGES, from the coding sequence ATGATAGGGCCAAAGCCTTCCAGCAGCAAGAAAACAACCAGCAAAAAACGCAGTACGCGAAAGCCCAAGGTTGTTGAACACCCATTGTCATCTGAAAAACTCTTCACCAACCGTGAAGTCGGTTGGTTGCATTTTAATCGTCGTGTATTGGCTGAGGCCGAGGATTCTCGCAATCCTTTATTGGAGCGTCTGCGCTTTTTAAGCATCTCGTCTTCGAACATGGACGAGTTTTTCATGAAACGCGTGGGGGGCCTTAAGCGGCAAGTGGCTTACGGGATTGCGCCGAAAAGTTCCGATGCGCAGACTCCGCAGCAGCAGTTGACGGCGATCCGTCAGATCGTAACGCCGATGATTGCCGAGCAAGACACTTGCTTTGAAAAAAAACTCAAGCCGGCCCTGGCTGAAGAGGGAATTCATCTCATCAAGTGGAAAGACCTCGCGGTTAAAGAAAAAGAGCTGGTAAAGAAGTATTATCATAAAAACGTCTTTCCTGTGTTGACGCCGCTGTCGGTGGATCCAGGACATCCGTTTCCATTTATTTCAAATCTTTCAACTTCGCTGGGTGTGACACTGAAGCATCCAGAGCGCGATGAAAAACTTTTTGCTCGCGTGAAGATTCCGAAAGTGTTGCCGCAGTGGATTCGTGCCAATCCAGACGGCGTGAATTATCGCTTCGTGAGTCTCGTGGAAGTCATTCGCGAAAATCTCGCGGATTTGTTTCCATCAATGCAAGTCACGAGTGCCATGGCATTTCGTCTGACTCGTAATGCGGACTCTGAGCACGATCAAGAAGACAGTGAAGATTTGCTCGAGACGATCGAGGAAGAACTCCGTCAGCGTCGCTTTGCCGAAGTGGTGCGCTTGGAGCATGGGCCAAATCCAGATCCATGGATGATTCAGTTTTTGATGGAAGAGCTCGAGCTGTCTGAAGAGTTCCTATACGAACTTAAAGGCGAGCTTGATTACACGGATTTGAACATGGTCTACGATACTTTGAATCTGCCGAAGCTTAAATACGAGCCGTGGACAGCGGTTGTGCCGCCGACACTTGCGGTGGATGACGCCAATGGTTTCTTCGGTGCGATTAAAGTTCAAGATCATATTTTGCATCACCCGTATGAAAGCTTTTCTTCGACGGTCGAGAAGTTTATTCGCTTGGCTTCGGATGATCCAAAAGTATTAGCGATCAAAATGACTTTATACCGTACCGGCGACAATTCGCCGTTTATCCGCTCCCTGATTCGTGCGGCGGAAGCAGGTAAGCAAGTTGTTTGCTTGGTTGAGCTGAAAGCGCGCTTTGATGAAGAAAGAAATATCTACTGGGCGCAGGAGCTTGAAAATGCCGGCGTTCACGTGGTGTACGGAGTTGTGGGATTGAAGACGCACGCGAAGACGGCGTTGGTCGTTCGTCAAGAAAGCGAAGGACTGCATTGCTATTCGCACATCGGAACCGGCAACTACAACGTGACGACGTCGCGTTTTTACACGGACTTAGGATTACTGACTGCGCGCGAGGAGCTGACCAACGAGATCGTTGAGTTCTTCCATTACCTCACGGGTCGTTCATTGAAAAACTCTTACGAGAAATTATTGGTAGCGCCGGTGAATATGTTCCCGCGCTTTAAAGCCATGATTGAGCGCGAAGGCGAGCTTGCGAAGGCTGGCAAGCCGGCGCAGATCATTGCTAAGTTTAACAATATGGAAGAAAACGATATTGCGATTTCGCTTTATCAAGCATCGCAAAAAGGCGCTGAGATTGATTTGATCGTGCGCGGTTTCTGCTGTTTGCGTCCGAAAGTTCCGGGCATGAGCGAACGCTTGCGGGTGACTTCGATCATCGGCCGCTTCCTAGAGCATTCGCGCATTTTCTATTTCAGAAATGGTGCTGCAGATCCTATCGACGGAGAATTTTATATTGGCTCGGCCGATTGGATGTATCGCAACCTGCATGCGCGGGTCGAGGCGGTGGTGCCGATCATCGATCGTGGTGCTCGTGAGAAAATCTGGGAAATTTTGCAACTATCTTTGAAAGACGAACGCCAGAGCTGGCAAATGACATCCGAAGGCAATTATATCCAACGTAAGTCAAATGAGCCGGGCGTGCAGCAAGTGCTCATGCAGCTTGCCAAGCAGCGCGCGAAAAACATTGAAGAAAGCAATTCCAGCGGAGAATCTTGA